The sequence GGTGCCCTCACTGAGCGCCCTGACCGATGGCGTGCCCACACGTGTGGATCTCGGCTTGGTAGGCCCGCGCGTCTTCATCAACAACGTCTCTTTCGGCCCCTACGCCGACGCCTTGCTGGACCCTGGGTACCGGGAGGACAAGGTGCGCGCCCTCGCCTCGGTCACTCCCGATTACCTCACAGGAAGGCAATGCGTCGAAGCCGACGTGGACACCCCGCGGGGAGCCGTCCACTTGCCGCAAGTGGTGCTGGTCTCCAACAACCCGTACCACATCGCCACTCCCCGCTACCTGGGGCGTCGCTTCACGCTCACCTCAGGACTGCTCGGCGCCATCGTGCTGAAGCGTCCGACCGACACCCCACCAGACCTCCTCCGACACCTGCGCAGTGAGCTGCTGCGGCAGCAGCCCCCAGGTACGGCAGGTGATGCGGCGAGCGTCTGGAGGGCGGCCAGCATCACGTTGCGCGGCCGGGGCCGGCAACTGGATGCAGGGATCGATGGCGAAGCCGTAACGTTGCCTCTTCCGGTCACGTGCGAAATCTGGCCAGGTGGACTGCAAGTGCTGCTGCCGAGAGACCGGCCAGGAATCCCCCCGGAGCCGGTGCCCGGGCTCCCGCGAGCGCCGCGTGGCCCCTGAGGACAGACGGACGACGTCGAAGGGCCACCACCGCGAACTTGAGTTCTCGTGGTCGTCGCAACACCCCAGCTCAGGGGATGGGGTGCGTGGCAGCGACTGTCTGCGTCCGACCCGCTCCGGCCGACCGAAGGCAATATCAGCCTCGCTGGAGTCAGCCGTTGCGAAACGTGCGATGCCACGCAAGACCACGCCGGCGCTGGTCACGGCCTGGGGAGCGTGCCGCGCAGGTGATCGAGGTGCTGCCGCACGTGGTCCGCCAGGTCGGCGTAGAACGGCACGCGGGCCGCCGCCTGGAGGATTTCGGTGCAGGCGGTCAGCTCCCCGAGTCGGCCGGAGGGAGTGCCCAGGACGTGGGCGAACTCCTTGCTGACTCGTTCTCGGCCGACCAGTCCCGCACCTTGAGCAGCCGAGGTCGGGGCACAGCGGGAGGCACGGATCGTTCCGCTTCCTCGGGGCCTTCCCACAGCCTCCCGCCCGCTTTGCCCTCGGGTTCGCTCACGAGCCGTGGCCAGGCGGGGCCGTCCGGGGTCGTGACGGCGCCGGACAGGGTCCGGCCGGCGTATCCCCACACCTCTCCGCCCGCGACATCGGTGCCTTCCAGCAGGGCACAGGCGCGGTCGCGAGCGGAGAGCATGCGGTCCCTGACTGCCGGCTCAGGGGCAGTGAACATCAGGCTTGCTACCTTCTGCGGCTGACGGCGGCGACATCGGCCGCGACCAACTCAGTTACCAGAGCGGCGATCTGGC is a genomic window of Streptomyces gilvosporeus containing:
- a CDS encoding diacylglycerol/lipid kinase family protein, whose amino-acid sequence is MAGAEARTRVVVVMNPRSGGGSPARFDLANRVEGMGARVWSTSVDDDAASLARLAVQEGAEVLGVAGGDGTISAVAAVAADTDRPLLVLPAGTRNHFARDLGLDIRNPVPSLSALTDGVPTRVDLGLVGPRVFINNVSFGPYADALLDPGYREDKVRALASVTPDYLTGRQCVEADVDTPRGAVHLPQVVLVSNNPYHIATPRYLGRRFTLTSGLLGAIVLKRPTDTPPDLLRHLRSELLRQQPPGTAGDAASVWRAASITLRGRGRQLDAGIDGEAVTLPLPVTCEIWPGGLQVLLPRDRPGIPPEPVPGLPRAPRGP